The region AATCGCAGAGCTAACTAAAACAAGAAATGGACTCAGAGGATTTTTTGCATACGCTTTATCAGATAAAGATTGTTTTTTGTTAGATAAACTTCCTTTTTCACTAATCTACAAATTGAACGAAGGTGGTGATGCTGTAACAGACATAGTAGTAAAAAATTTGATAATGAGTTCTGCTCAAATTATTATTCATCGAAGAGATAATAATCATGAATATGAGATAACATCGGAAAACATTTCAGATAGATGTAAGGCTATTTTAAGACTGTTAGAAACTAAGTCAGTTACAAAGTCTATCAATCAAGTCCTTAGAGACTTAGATGATATGGGCAATAGTTTTGATAATTCAGTAAAGTATGATTCCGAGCAAAAGGAATTTATAAAAAAACAAATTCTTGATATCGCCCAATAAAAAAGCGTAGAAACAAATCTACGCTTTGGGTTTAGTTATTTACGTAATGTGTTTAGTCTCTTCTTCCACCGCCTTGAAGTGCAATCATTAATCTCAATATAAAAACAAAAAGATTTATATAAGTTAAATACATACCTAAAGCCCCGGCAAGGTATTGATCATCATTATATCTTCTTGGCATTGTATAGAAATCAACAAATGACATTGCAACAAATAAGACCGTTCCAAATCCCGCAATTATCAATTCTAATCCAGAACCTCCAAAGACACCTGGAGCGAAAAATCCACCGATTAATTGGACAAACATTGCTATTAGCAGACCTATCAACCCAAGACCAACCACCCCACTTAGTGCTTGGCCAACGCTATCACTCATTCTTTGGCCAGTATAAGAGGCAATAACGAAAGTTATACCTGTAGCTAAGGCCGCTGTTCCAACAGAACCAATACCAATAGTTCCTATTGCTAAAGCAACTATTCCACTTAAGGTGAATCCAGTTAGCAAGCTAAAGCCTGTTAATAAAGGCAAAGCTTTCGCATTATTTGCATTGTTTGCAGCACTTGTGGCTATAAAAAACAAAATCAATTCTGCAATTAATGCAATTATTGAAAGAGGCTGGAAAAGCCCAGGATTTGTTGCTATGAGTGACACACCTGCTAAAACGCCTAAAGAAGTTAGAACCATACCTCCGCCTACGTAAGGTAAAGCTTTTTGAACAACATTAGGTCCAACAATTGAACTAGTTTGTGCTTCACGAATAGCTTGATTGAAATTACTACTTGCTGGCATTTTCTATTTTTTATATATAGCTTTATTCTACTCGATTTTTAAAATTTCAGGGTACGGATCTCCAGAGTTATATAGTTATTGATAAGCCTCAATAATTTTCTGGACTAAAGGATGACGAACTACATCTTCAACAGTTAAATAACAAAATTTTATGCCTTCAGTTTCAGAGAAAATTCTAGATGCTTCGATGAGGCCACTTTCCTGATCTTTTTTTAAATCAATTTGTGTAATATCTCCGTTTACAACCATTTTAGATCTATCACCCAATCTGGTTAAAAACATTCTCATTTGAGAGCAAGTAGTATTTTGTGCTTCATCTAGGATAACCATGGCGTTATCCAAAGTTCTGCCTCTCATAAATGCTAAAGGTGCAACTTCTATAATTCCCTTATCGATTAACGAATTTGTTCTATCTAACCCAAAAATACTATGTAAAGAATCAAATAGGGGTCTTAAATATGGATCTACTTTTTGTTGCAAATCACCAGGCAGAAATCCTAAACTTTCACCAGCTTCCACAGCTGGTCTGGTTAAAACAATTTTTTCAATTTTTTTCTCGTTCAATAATCTTGCCGCGCAAACAGTTGCTAAAAATGTTTTACCAGTTCCAGCTGGCCCAATCGCAAATGTAAGATCAAAGTTTTCAATTGATTCAACATATTCTTTTTGCCTTATAGTTCTTGGTCTTAAATATCTGCCTTCTTTGGAACGGGCAAGAACTTTTTTTCCAAGCTCAGCATGTGAAGATGACTCTCCAATATTTAGAGAACTTAAAGCCGCTTTAAGATCTACCTCTGGGACTTCTAACCCTTGTTCCCAAATTGGTCTTGTTAGTTCTACTAATGCTGATGCTCTCTCAATTTTAGATATAACACCGTTCATCTCAAGTTGTAAGCCTCTTATTGTTAAAGAAACTCCTGTTAAGGACTCAAACTTTTTTAAGAAAGAATTACCTGGGCCTGATAGTGCTGTAGCGGCATCAGAGCTTGGCAAGTCTATCGTGAAGTGACCAGTTTTGGAAACTTCCTTCATCTAGTTGTTGAATAAAAGTTTATCAAATCACTAGCTTTCAGCTTCATTACTCTCGCTTTCAGCTTTACTACTTTCAATTTCTTCGTCTTTAGTTTTAGCCTTAGCTAATTTTTCCTTCTCTAACTTTGCTTTGCCAATTGCGATAGAAGGCCTTTCTTTTTTTTCTAATAAGCCTCCCTTTTCTAATAAAGATCTCACTACATCCGTTGGCTGAGCACCCTGAGTAAGTCTTGTTCTTAAAGCTTCTGTATCAAGCCTGGTTTCCTTAGTTCTTGGGTTATAAAAACCTAATTCTTGTAAAGGTCTACCATCTCTCCTGGAAGTACTATTGCATGCAACAATTCTGAAACTTGCTTCTTTTTTCTTTCCAAAGCGCTTAAGGCGCAGTTTAATCATCTTAAATTAATGCGTTTTTAATAATAATATCATTGAAAGGTAAAAATTTAGAAACTATAAATCAGCAAACCCTTTTTTCTTCTTATTATTTTTTTGTTTTTTTATCGGTTTATTACCGCCCATTCCTGGCATTCCGCCCATTCCTGGCATTCCACCCATTCCTGGCATTCCGCCCATTCCTGGCATTCCGCCCATTCCTGGCATTCCGCCCATTCCTGGCATTCCACCCATTCCTGGCATTCCGCCGTTCGACATTTGTTTCATAAAGCCTCTCATTCTTTGAAAATCAGCTAATACTTTATCTACATCTTTAGCTTCATAACCGCTACCCTGAGCGATTCTTTGTCTTCTTGAAGGTTGTGCAGCAAGAACCTCAGGT is a window of Prochlorococcus marinus XMU1419 DNA encoding:
- a CDS encoding PhoH family protein; its protein translation is MKEVSKTGHFTIDLPSSDAATALSGPGNSFLKKFESLTGVSLTIRGLQLEMNGVISKIERASALVELTRPIWEQGLEVPEVDLKAALSSLNIGESSSHAELGKKVLARSKEGRYLRPRTIRQKEYVESIENFDLTFAIGPAGTGKTFLATVCAARLLNEKKIEKIVLTRPAVEAGESLGFLPGDLQQKVDPYLRPLFDSLHSIFGLDRTNSLIDKGIIEVAPLAFMRGRTLDNAMVILDEAQNTTCSQMRMFLTRLGDRSKMVVNGDITQIDLKKDQESGLIEASRIFSETEGIKFCYLTVEDVVRHPLVQKIIEAYQ
- the rpsP gene encoding 30S ribosomal protein S16; this translates as MIKLRLKRFGKKKEASFRIVACNSTSRRDGRPLQELGFYNPRTKETRLDTEALRTRLTQGAQPTDVVRSLLEKGGLLEKKERPSIAIGKAKLEKEKLAKAKTKDEEIESSKAESESNEAES
- a CDS encoding Bax inhibitor-1/YccA family protein; protein product: MPASSNFNQAIREAQTSSIVGPNVVQKALPYVGGGMVLTSLGVLAGVSLIATNPGLFQPLSIIALIAELILFFIATSAANNANNAKALPLLTGFSLLTGFTLSGIVALAIGTIGIGSVGTAALATGITFVIASYTGQRMSDSVGQALSGVVGLGLIGLLIAMFVQLIGGFFAPGVFGGSGLELIIAGFGTVLFVAMSFVDFYTMPRRYNDDQYLAGALGMYLTYINLFVFILRLMIALQGGGRRD